A single window of Polyodon spathula isolate WHYD16114869_AA chromosome 2, ASM1765450v1, whole genome shotgun sequence DNA harbors:
- the hopx gene encoding homeodomain-only protein, with amino-acid sequence MSWAMESSRRNGDVQDMNLAEDQIKALEENFLKVSKQPDEATLMLIAAECGLSEEETAKWFKLRYSKWRTSEGLPAMCGSVKD; translated from the exons ATGTCTTGGGCTATGGAGTCTTCAAGGAGAAATGGAGACGTGCAGGATATGAACCTGGCAGAAGATCAGATAAAAGCGTTGGAAGAAAATTTTTTGAAAGTAAGCAAACAGCCAGATGAAGCGACACTAATGCTGATCGCTGCTGAATGCGGGCTGTCAGAAGAGGAGACTGCG aagtgGTTCAAACTTCGCTATTCAAAATGGAGAACATCAGAAGGCCTACCTGCCATGTGTGGATCTGTCAAAGATTAG